A region of Burkholderiales bacterium JOSHI_001 DNA encodes the following proteins:
- a CDS encoding hypothetical protein (PFAM: Protein of unknown function (DUF615)), whose translation MPRAPKKLPPADDPSLDDLDPDDSDAGEPLLEGDAPPRLTRSQRPSRTQRKNQSQDLQALGEELAALPVHRLDAAPMPDILREAFAELRRTRSFEGKRRQMQYIGKLMRRADPEPLREAVAAFKLPSAEETLRLHQAEAWREQLIADDAALTRWAAEYPHSDLQQLRSLIRAARKEALLPLERRQPRPYRELFQFIKPLLAAPA comes from the coding sequence CGACGACCCCTCCCTGGACGACCTGGATCCGGACGACAGCGACGCCGGCGAACCCCTGCTGGAAGGCGACGCGCCGCCACGCCTGACCCGCAGCCAGCGCCCCAGCCGCACCCAGCGCAAGAATCAAAGCCAGGACCTGCAGGCCCTGGGCGAAGAACTGGCCGCGCTGCCGGTGCACCGCCTGGACGCCGCACCCATGCCCGACATCCTGCGCGAGGCCTTTGCCGAACTGCGCCGCACGCGCAGCTTCGAAGGCAAACGGCGCCAGATGCAGTACATCGGCAAATTGATGCGCCGCGCCGACCCCGAGCCGCTGCGCGAGGCGGTGGCCGCCTTCAAGCTGCCGTCGGCCGAAGAGACCTTGCGCCTGCACCAGGCCGAGGCCTGGCGCGAACAGCTCATTGCCGACGACGCTGCGCTGACGCGCTGGGCCGCCGAATACCCGCACAGCGACCTGCAGCAACTGCGCAGCCTGATCCGCGCCGCCCGCAAGGAAGCCCTGCTGCCGCTGGAGCGGCGCCAGCCCCGCCCCTACCGCGAGCTGTTCCAGTTCATCAAACCGCTGCTGGCCGCCCCGGCCTGA
- a CDS encoding molybdenum cofactor synthesis domain protein (PFAM: Probable molybdopterin binding domain~TIGRFAM: molybdenum cofactor synthesis domain), which produces MSNFDPLRIGLVSVSDRASSGVYEDKGIPALKDWLTRALRNPITWETRLIPDEQEGISAALKDLVDNAKCDLVLTTGGTGPALRDVTPEATLAVADKLMPGFGEQMRQISLNFVPTAILSRQVAVVRGKVLIINLPGQPKSIAETLEGLPKASPPVHGIFAAVPYCTDLIGGPYIETDPAVVAAWRPKTAVRPAKA; this is translated from the coding sequence ATGAGCAACTTCGACCCCCTTCGCATCGGCCTGGTGTCGGTGAGCGACCGCGCGTCCAGCGGCGTGTACGAAGACAAGGGCATCCCGGCCCTGAAAGATTGGCTGACGCGCGCGCTGCGCAACCCCATCACCTGGGAAACGCGGCTGATTCCCGACGAGCAGGAAGGCATCAGCGCTGCGCTGAAAGACCTGGTGGACAACGCGAAGTGCGACCTGGTCCTGACCACCGGCGGCACCGGCCCCGCGCTGCGTGATGTGACGCCGGAAGCCACGCTGGCCGTGGCCGACAAGCTGATGCCGGGCTTCGGCGAGCAGATGCGCCAGATCAGCCTGAACTTCGTGCCCACGGCCATCCTCAGCCGCCAGGTGGCGGTGGTGCGCGGCAAGGTGCTCATCATCAACCTGCCCGGCCAGCCCAAGAGCATTGCCGAAACGCTGGAGGGCTTGCCGAAGGCCTCGCCGCCGGTGCATGGCATCTTCGCCGCCGTGCCCTATTGCACCGACCTGATCGGCGGACCCTACATCGAGACCGACCCGGCGGTGGTGGCGGCCTGGCGGCCCAAGACCGCGGTGCGGCCGGCCAAGGCCTGA
- a CDS encoding serine O-acetyltransferase (TIGRFAM: serine O-acetyltransferase) produces MFSRLREDIACIRERDPAARSTWEVITCYPGLHALVLHRWAHRAWLAGFKWLGRFISHLARLLTGIEIHPGATMGHRVFIDHGFGVVIGETAEVGDDCTIYQGVTLGGTSLAKGAKRHPTLGKGVIVSAGAKVLGGFTVGDGARVGSNAVLLQAVPPGATAVGIPARIVEKSRDAQREEAAAKMGFSAYGVTQGDDPVAQAMKGLIDNASSHEHQIALLWQAIEKLSGGARELPTSDCVPQDAHTTERFDAERLNRLVK; encoded by the coding sequence ATGTTCAGCCGCCTGCGTGAAGACATCGCCTGCATCCGCGAGCGCGACCCCGCCGCGCGTTCCACCTGGGAGGTGATCACCTGTTACCCCGGCCTGCACGCGCTGGTGCTGCACCGCTGGGCCCACCGGGCCTGGCTGGCCGGCTTCAAGTGGCTGGGGCGCTTCATCTCCCACCTGGCGCGTTTGCTCACGGGTATCGAGATCCACCCTGGCGCCACCATGGGCCACCGCGTCTTCATCGACCACGGTTTCGGTGTCGTCATCGGTGAAACCGCCGAGGTGGGCGACGACTGCACCATCTACCAGGGCGTCACCCTCGGCGGCACCTCGCTGGCCAAGGGTGCCAAGCGCCACCCCACGCTGGGCAAGGGCGTGATCGTCAGCGCCGGCGCCAAGGTGCTGGGCGGCTTCACCGTGGGTGACGGCGCGCGCGTGGGCAGCAATGCGGTGTTGCTGCAGGCGGTGCCGCCCGGGGCCACGGCGGTGGGCATCCCGGCGCGCATCGTTGAAAAAAGCCGCGATGCGCAGCGTGAAGAAGCCGCCGCCAAGATGGGCTTTTCGGCCTATGGCGTCACCCAGGGCGACGACCCGGTGGCTCAGGCCATGAAGGGCCTGATCGACAACGCCAGCAGCCACGAGCACCAGATCGCGCTGCTGTGGCAGGCGATCGAGAAGCTCTCGGGCGGCGCGCGCGAACTGCCCACCAGCGACTGCGTGCCGCAGGACGCCCACACCACCGAGCGCTTCGACGCCGAGCGCCTGAACCGGCTGGTGAAGTAG
- a CDS encoding RNA methyltransferase, TrmH family, group 1 (PFAM: SpoU rRNA Methylase family~TIGRFAM: RNA methyltransferase, TrmH family, group 1), with amino-acid sequence MTPDPTRFILVQPKHAGNVGAAARAIKVMGFTHLVLVRPRLADVCRHADAVAMASGAADVLTQARVVDTLEEALAGVTHALATAMTPRDFGPPTSSPRDHLPTRVAGRTERGEVLGFVFGTERFGLSNDDVYRCHTCLSIPAEEAYGSLNLAQAVQVIAYEWRQALGSHAVAPRTAPTQLADASAVQGVLSHWQQVLVDIGFLDPASPKKLMPRLNQLLNRAELSADEVHILRGIARAVGEAARGRR; translated from the coding sequence ATGACCCCCGACCCCACCCGCTTCATCCTGGTGCAGCCCAAGCACGCCGGCAACGTGGGCGCGGCCGCGCGGGCGATCAAGGTGATGGGTTTCACGCACTTGGTGCTGGTGCGCCCACGCCTGGCCGATGTGTGCCGCCACGCCGACGCGGTGGCCATGGCCAGCGGTGCGGCCGACGTGCTGACCCAGGCCCGGGTGGTGGACACGCTGGAAGAAGCCCTGGCGGGCGTGACCCACGCCTTGGCCACGGCCATGACCCCACGCGACTTCGGCCCGCCCACCTCCAGCCCGCGGGACCACCTGCCCACCCGTGTGGCGGGCCGCACCGAACGTGGCGAGGTGCTGGGTTTCGTGTTCGGCACCGAACGCTTCGGGCTTTCCAACGACGACGTGTACCGCTGCCACACCTGCCTCAGCATCCCGGCCGAAGAAGCCTATGGTTCGCTGAACCTGGCCCAGGCGGTGCAAGTCATCGCCTACGAATGGCGCCAGGCCCTGGGCAGCCATGCCGTGGCGCCGCGCACCGCGCCCACCCAGCTGGCCGACGCCAGCGCGGTGCAGGGCGTGCTGTCGCACTGGCAGCAGGTGCTGGTGGACATCGGCTTCCTGGACCCGGCCTCGCCCAAGAAGCTGATGCCGCGGCTGAACCAGTTGCTCAACCGGGCCGAACTCAGCGCCGACGAGGTGCACATCCTGCGCGGCATCGCGCGCGCGGTGGGCGAGGCGGCGCGCGGCAGGCGCTGA
- a CDS encoding inositol monophosphatase/fructose-1,6-bisphosphatase family protein (PFAM: Inositol monophosphatase family), with protein sequence MSQQSLHPMLNIAIKAARAAGSIINRAALDVEKLQVHSKGPNDFVTEVDQAAEVAIIDTLLAAYPDHGILAEESGRARGNKKSEFVWIIDPLDGTTNFVHGLPIYAVSIALAHRNVVQQAVVYDPARNDLFYASRGRGAFLNDRRLRVSKRTRLAQSLVGTGFPFRRGDNFRRYLEMFETVMQECAGVRRPGAAALDLCYVAAGWYDGFFEVGLNPWDMAAGSLMITEAGGLMGNFTGEADFLFQREAVAGTPKVYGQLVQLLAPYSRVIKNDAPEADADDAAVTPEAALAATEAGADAASMAEPAKRVAKRIVAKKD encoded by the coding sequence ATGTCGCAGCAGTCGCTTCACCCCATGCTCAACATCGCCATCAAGGCGGCACGCGCAGCGGGTTCCATCATCAACCGCGCGGCGCTGGACGTGGAAAAGCTGCAGGTGCACAGCAAGGGACCGAACGACTTCGTCACCGAGGTGGACCAGGCGGCCGAGGTGGCCATCATCGACACCCTGCTGGCCGCCTACCCCGACCACGGCATCCTGGCCGAAGAGTCGGGCCGCGCACGCGGCAACAAGAAGAGCGAATTCGTCTGGATCATCGACCCGCTGGACGGCACCACCAACTTCGTGCACGGCCTGCCCATCTACGCGGTGTCCATCGCGCTGGCGCACCGCAACGTGGTGCAGCAGGCGGTGGTGTACGACCCCGCCCGCAACGACCTGTTCTACGCCTCGCGCGGGCGCGGCGCCTTCCTGAACGACCGCCGGCTGCGCGTGTCCAAGCGCACCCGCCTGGCGCAAAGCCTGGTGGGCACGGGCTTCCCCTTCCGCCGCGGCGACAACTTCCGCCGCTACCTGGAAATGTTCGAGACCGTGATGCAGGAATGCGCCGGCGTGCGCCGCCCGGGCGCCGCGGCCCTGGACCTGTGCTACGTGGCCGCGGGCTGGTACGACGGCTTCTTCGAGGTGGGCCTGAACCCCTGGGACATGGCCGCGGGCTCGTTGATGATCACCGAGGCCGGCGGCCTGATGGGCAACTTCACCGGCGAGGCCGACTTCCTGTTCCAGCGCGAAGCGGTGGCGGGCACGCCCAAGGTCTATGGCCAGTTGGTGCAGTTGCTGGCGCCCTACAGCCGCGTGATCAAGAACGACGCCCCCGAGGCGGACGCGGACGACGCCGCTGTCACCCCAGAGGCCGCTCTGGCGGCCACGGAAGCCGGGGCCGATGCCGCATCGATGGCCGAGCCTGCCAAGCGCGTGGCCAAGCGCATCGTGGCCAAGAAGGACTGA
- a CDS encoding ABC-type bacteriocin/lantibiotic exporter with N-terminal double-glycine peptidase domain (PFAM: ABC transporter transmembrane region; ABC transporter; Peptidase C39 family), which translates to MAAIGLGQRLPVLLQMEAAECGLACLAMVAAFHGHRFSLSELRRRFPVSRKGSTLASVLAMADSLQLQGRALRLEPAQLGELHTPCLLHWDMNHFVVLKAVRGQTAVVHDPAVGERRFTLAELGKHFSGVALELEPAADFKPEKEQRPIRLRSLIGPVRGLGGGVAQVLLMALALEVLAVSTPFQLQWTVDHALLAADHDLLLVLGLGFGLLVALRAAVAALRSWLVVKLSTHLNFQWLGQVLGHLLRLPLDWFEKRHLGAILQNFSSVSVIQNTLTHGFVQAVVDGALVLGTLAMMTVYSPTLTALALGAVALYGLLKLAFYPAQRNAAAERLTCQARQQSHLMESARGLQTVRLFGRAAERRMGWQNMLADEFNAGLREKRLGIAQQGANDLLFGALHVLLVWLAARAVLDQRFSLGMLFAFLSYQDQMISRFAALIDKLFELRLLGLHLERVADIVHTAPEPRGEAQGLALAEPAADATPPGIELQGVAYRYAANEPDVLHDVSFRIEPGECVAITGASGGGKTTLVKLMLGLLPPTQGEVRVDGVPLRSLGADRWRAQVGTVMQDDTLFTGSIADNICFFDPQPDAQRIAEVARLAAVHEEIERMPMGYATLVGDIGTGLSGGQKQRILLARALYRRPHVLVLDEATSHLDIFNEQAVNQAIQGLRLTRIVIAHRPETIRMAQRVLHLQGGRLVAAAPAAMPRGLAPVAVALGA; encoded by the coding sequence ATGGCCGCCATCGGCCTGGGCCAGCGCCTGCCGGTGCTGCTGCAGATGGAAGCCGCCGAATGCGGCCTGGCCTGCCTGGCGATGGTGGCCGCCTTCCACGGCCACCGCTTCAGCCTGTCGGAGCTGCGGCGGCGTTTTCCGGTGTCGCGCAAGGGCAGCACCCTGGCCAGCGTGCTGGCCATGGCCGACAGCCTGCAACTGCAGGGCCGCGCGCTGCGGCTGGAACCAGCCCAGCTGGGCGAGTTGCACACGCCCTGCCTGCTGCACTGGGACATGAACCACTTCGTGGTGCTGAAGGCGGTGCGCGGCCAGACCGCGGTGGTGCACGACCCCGCGGTGGGCGAGCGCCGCTTCACCCTGGCCGAACTGGGCAAGCACTTTTCCGGTGTGGCGCTGGAACTGGAGCCGGCGGCCGACTTCAAGCCCGAGAAGGAACAGCGCCCCATCCGCCTGCGCTCGCTCATCGGCCCGGTGCGGGGCCTGGGCGGCGGGGTGGCCCAGGTGCTGCTGATGGCGCTGGCGCTGGAAGTGCTGGCCGTGTCCACGCCCTTCCAGTTGCAGTGGACCGTGGACCACGCCTTGTTGGCCGCCGACCACGACCTGCTGCTGGTGCTGGGACTGGGCTTCGGCCTGCTGGTGGCCCTGCGTGCGGCGGTGGCGGCGCTGCGCAGCTGGCTGGTGGTGAAGCTGTCCACCCACCTGAACTTCCAGTGGTTGGGCCAGGTGCTGGGCCACCTGCTGCGACTGCCGCTGGACTGGTTCGAGAAGCGCCACCTGGGCGCCATCCTGCAGAACTTCAGCTCGGTGAGCGTCATCCAGAACACGCTGACGCACGGCTTCGTGCAGGCGGTGGTGGACGGTGCGCTGGTGCTGGGCACCCTGGCCATGATGACGGTCTACAGCCCCACGCTCACCGCATTGGCGCTGGGCGCGGTGGCGCTGTACGGGCTGCTGAAGCTGGCCTTCTACCCGGCCCAGCGCAACGCCGCGGCCGAACGCCTGACCTGCCAGGCGCGGCAGCAAAGCCACCTGATGGAAAGTGCGCGCGGCCTGCAGACGGTGCGCCTGTTCGGCCGCGCCGCCGAGCGCCGCATGGGCTGGCAGAACATGCTGGCCGACGAGTTCAACGCGGGCCTGCGTGAAAAGCGCCTGGGCATTGCGCAGCAGGGGGCCAACGACCTGCTGTTCGGCGCCCTGCATGTGCTGCTGGTGTGGCTGGCCGCGCGCGCGGTGCTGGACCAGCGCTTCAGCTTGGGCATGCTGTTCGCATTCCTGAGCTACCAGGACCAGATGATCAGCCGCTTTGCCGCGCTGATCGACAAGCTGTTCGAGCTGCGCCTGCTGGGCCTGCACCTGGAACGGGTGGCCGACATCGTTCACACCGCGCCCGAGCCGCGCGGCGAAGCCCAGGGCCTGGCCCTGGCCGAGCCGGCGGCGGACGCCACGCCGCCCGGCATCGAGCTGCAGGGCGTGGCCTACCGCTATGCCGCGAACGAGCCGGACGTGCTGCACGACGTGTCCTTCCGCATCGAACCCGGCGAATGCGTGGCCATCACCGGCGCGTCCGGGGGCGGCAAGACCACGCTGGTGAAGCTGATGCTGGGCCTGCTGCCACCCACGCAGGGCGAGGTGCGGGTGGACGGCGTGCCGCTGCGCAGCCTGGGGGCGGACCGCTGGCGCGCCCAGGTGGGCACGGTGATGCAGGACGACACCTTGTTCACCGGCAGCATTGCCGACAACATCTGCTTCTTCGACCCGCAGCCCGACGCGCAGCGCATCGCCGAGGTGGCGCGTTTGGCCGCGGTGCACGAGGAGATCGAGCGCATGCCCATGGGCTATGCCACGCTGGTGGGCGACATCGGCACCGGGCTGTCGGGCGGGCAGAAGCAGCGCATCCTGCTGGCGCGGGCGCTGTACCGGCGCCCCCACGTGCTGGTGCTGGACGAAGCCACCAGCCACCTGGACATCTTCAATGAACAGGCGGTGAACCAGGCCATCCAGGGCCTGCGGCTCACCCGCATCGTCATCGCCCACCGGCCGGAGACCATCCGCATGGCGCAGCGGGTGCTGCACCTGCAGGGCGGTCGGCTGGTGGCGGCGGCGCCGGCGGCCATGCCGCGCGGGCTGGCGCCGGTGGCGGTGGCCCTTGGGGCCTGA
- a CDS encoding multidrug resistance efflux pump (PFAM: HlyD family secretion protein) — translation MNPPPLFRAEALAFRRQRLQGEIILTHDFPMLLIGAVLLGGVALALWGFFTLGFARQETVSGHTVPAGGLADVAAAGAGVVTEARVREGQQVGEGDVLLVVSGERHTAQGNTQAVVQGALAQRQASLNEELRQGQVQLKQRQQALDARIAELNRQVAQLDADIALQAQRAALAEESAATFDRLAATQFVSAMMARDRGAEALDQRSRLGALKREKASLQAQVQPLRDEQQEAASRQAREAQALQRELAQLAQQGAEAEALRQWFVRAPRAGRVSALVAQTGQAVAPGQVLARLLPADSAMEAELWLPGRALGLAKPGATVKLRYEAFPHEKYGSFDGQVRELAATPLPAGEAQRVAGAPAGTPLYRVRVALAQQAVTVQGLPVALPAGMLLTATLALEQRKLYQWAFQPLSALTGRPL, via the coding sequence ATGAACCCACCGCCACTGTTCCGAGCCGAGGCCCTGGCCTTCCGGCGCCAGCGCCTTCAGGGCGAGATCATCCTCACCCACGACTTCCCGATGCTGCTGATCGGCGCGGTGCTGCTGGGCGGCGTGGCGCTGGCACTGTGGGGCTTCTTCACGCTCGGCTTCGCGCGCCAGGAAACCGTGTCCGGCCACACCGTGCCGGCCGGGGGCCTGGCCGACGTGGCCGCCGCCGGCGCCGGCGTGGTGACCGAAGCGCGGGTGCGTGAAGGCCAGCAGGTGGGTGAAGGTGACGTGCTGCTGGTCGTGTCCGGCGAGCGCCACACCGCCCAGGGCAACACCCAGGCCGTGGTGCAGGGTGCGCTGGCGCAGCGCCAGGCCTCGCTGAACGAAGAACTGCGCCAGGGCCAGGTGCAGCTGAAGCAGCGTCAGCAGGCGCTGGACGCGCGAATCGCAGAACTGAACCGGCAGGTGGCGCAACTGGACGCAGACATCGCGCTGCAGGCCCAGCGCGCCGCGCTGGCCGAAGAAAGCGCCGCCACCTTCGACCGCCTGGCGGCGACCCAGTTCGTGTCGGCCATGATGGCGCGCGACCGCGGCGCCGAAGCACTGGACCAGCGCAGCCGCCTGGGCGCGCTGAAGCGCGAGAAGGCCTCGCTGCAGGCCCAGGTGCAGCCCCTGCGCGACGAGCAGCAGGAAGCCGCCAGCCGCCAGGCCCGCGAAGCCCAGGCCCTGCAACGCGAACTGGCGCAACTGGCCCAGCAGGGCGCCGAGGCCGAAGCACTGCGCCAGTGGTTCGTGCGCGCGCCGCGTGCCGGCCGGGTCAGCGCCCTGGTGGCGCAGACCGGCCAGGCCGTGGCGCCCGGCCAGGTGCTGGCCCGCCTGCTGCCGGCCGACAGCGCCATGGAGGCTGAGCTCTGGCTGCCCGGCCGCGCACTCGGCCTGGCGAAGCCCGGTGCCACCGTGAAGCTGCGCTACGAGGCCTTCCCGCATGAAAAGTACGGCAGCTTCGACGGCCAGGTGCGTGAGCTGGCCGCCACGCCGCTGCCGGCCGGCGAAGCCCAGCGTGTGGCCGGCGCGCCGGCCGGCACGCCGCTGTACCGGGTGCGGGTGGCGCTGGCGCAGCAGGCCGTGACCGTGCAGGGCCTGCCGGTGGCGCTGCCCGCCGGCATGCTGCTGACAGCCACCTTGGCGCTGGAGCAGAGAAAACTGTACCAATGGGCCTTCCAGCCGCTGTCCGCCCTGACCGGGAGGCCGCTGTGA
- a CDS encoding DNA mismatch repair protein MutS (PFAM: MutS family domain IV; MutS domain II; MutS domain V; MutS domain I; MutS domain III~TIGRFAM: DNA mismatch repair protein MutS) encodes MSSAPATASPPPVADLAGHTPMMAQYLRIKAEHPDTLVFYRMGDFYELFYDDARRANALLDITLTTRGASGGEPVVMAGVPVHSVESYLGRLIKLGESVAVAEQVGDVATAKGPVERKVVRVVTPGTVTDSELMSERSDTLLLAITKQRATWGLAWLGVSSGQLGLSECGEADLAAALARLDPAELLVDRDDLPPAVLQHRAARTPRPAWQWDSALGARKLCEQLRVASLAGFNAQELRVAHGAAAALLAYAERTQGQALAHVTALTVERSDDLIALPPSTLRNLELTQTLRGEDSPTLLSLLDRCATGMGSRLLRHWMTHPLRDRGPASARHEAIAQLLAQGFGPLREALRGVSDVERITARTALRQVRPRELAGLRATLGLAPALAQAVPSGAAALLDQLRAGLNAPDAVAHALRAIADEPAALLREGGVIASGFDADLDELRGIGENCDAFLLELEQRERARTGINNLRVQFNRVHGFYIEVTAGQVDKVPADYQRRQTMKNAERYITPELKTFEDKALSAQERALAREKLLYEQLLDTLQAFLSPLSALARSLAALDALATLAERAATLGWCRPQFVSHPCIDILAGRHPVVQARLAETGAGDFIPNDCRLDARTRMLVITGPNMGGKSTFMRQVALVCLLAAMGSYVPASECRLGPLDAIHTRIGAADDLANAQSTFMVEMTEASAILHAATEHSLVLMDEIGRGTSTFDGLALAGAIASHLHERNKAFTLFATHYFELTEFPRKHARALNMHVSATEAGDDIVFLHEIQAGPASRSYGVQVARLAGMPGSIVRQAQATLTALEAQQHSADAQVDLFAAPPPAAAPTEPSAVEAALAQIDPDTLTPRDALDALYRLKSLNPTTTS; translated from the coding sequence ATGAGTTCCGCCCCGGCGACCGCTTCGCCCCCGCCCGTCGCCGACCTGGCCGGCCACACCCCCATGATGGCGCAGTACCTGCGCATCAAGGCCGAGCACCCGGACACCCTGGTGTTCTACCGCATGGGCGACTTCTACGAGCTGTTCTACGACGACGCCCGGCGTGCCAACGCGCTGCTGGACATCACCCTCACCACGCGCGGGGCCAGCGGCGGCGAGCCGGTGGTGATGGCCGGCGTGCCCGTTCATTCGGTGGAAAGCTACCTGGGCCGGCTGATCAAGCTGGGCGAATCGGTCGCGGTGGCCGAGCAGGTGGGCGACGTGGCCACCGCCAAGGGACCGGTGGAACGCAAGGTGGTGCGCGTGGTCACCCCCGGCACGGTGACCGACAGCGAGCTGATGTCCGAGCGCAGCGACACCCTGCTGCTGGCCATCACCAAACAACGCGCCACCTGGGGCCTGGCCTGGCTGGGTGTGTCCAGCGGGCAATTGGGTTTGAGCGAGTGCGGTGAGGCCGATCTGGCGGCCGCCCTGGCCCGCCTGGACCCGGCCGAGTTGCTGGTGGACCGCGACGACCTGCCCCCGGCCGTGCTGCAGCACCGCGCCGCTCGCACCCCGCGCCCGGCCTGGCAGTGGGACAGCGCCCTCGGTGCGCGCAAGCTGTGCGAACAGCTTCGCGTGGCCTCGCTGGCCGGCTTCAACGCCCAGGAACTGCGCGTGGCCCATGGCGCCGCCGCCGCGCTGCTGGCCTATGCCGAACGCACGCAAGGCCAGGCCCTGGCGCATGTGACCGCCCTGACGGTGGAACGCAGCGACGACCTGATCGCCCTGCCGCCCAGCACGCTGCGCAACCTGGAGCTGACCCAGACCCTGCGCGGCGAAGATTCGCCCACCCTGCTGTCGCTGCTGGACCGCTGCGCCACCGGCATGGGCAGCCGGCTGCTTCGCCACTGGATGACGCACCCGCTGCGCGACCGCGGGCCCGCCAGCGCGCGGCACGAGGCCATTGCGCAATTGCTGGCACAAGGCTTCGGCCCGTTGCGCGAGGCCTTGCGCGGCGTGAGCGATGTGGAACGTATCACCGCGCGCACCGCGCTGCGCCAGGTGCGCCCGCGTGAACTGGCCGGCCTGCGCGCCACCCTGGGCCTGGCGCCCGCGCTGGCCCAGGCCGTGCCCTCGGGTGCGGCGGCGCTGCTGGACCAGTTGCGCGCGGGCCTGAACGCACCGGACGCCGTGGCCCACGCCTTGCGCGCCATCGCCGACGAACCCGCCGCGCTGCTGCGCGAAGGCGGGGTCATCGCCAGCGGCTTCGACGCCGACCTGGACGAGCTGCGTGGCATCGGCGAGAACTGCGACGCCTTCCTGCTGGAATTGGAGCAACGCGAACGCGCCCGCACCGGCATCAACAACCTGCGGGTGCAGTTCAACCGCGTGCACGGCTTCTACATCGAGGTGACCGCCGGCCAGGTGGACAAGGTGCCGGCCGACTACCAGCGCCGCCAGACCATGAAGAACGCCGAGCGCTACATCACGCCGGAATTGAAGACCTTCGAGGACAAGGCGCTGTCGGCGCAGGAACGCGCGCTGGCGCGCGAGAAGCTGCTGTACGAGCAGTTGCTGGACACGCTGCAGGCCTTCCTGTCGCCGCTGTCGGCGCTGGCGCGCTCGCTCGCCGCGCTGGACGCGCTGGCCACCCTGGCCGAACGCGCGGCCACGCTGGGCTGGTGCCGTCCTCAATTCGTCAGCCACCCCTGCATCGACATCCTCGCCGGCCGCCACCCGGTGGTGCAAGCCCGCCTGGCCGAGACCGGCGCCGGCGACTTCATCCCCAACGACTGCCGGCTGGACGCGCGCACCCGCATGCTGGTGATCACCGGGCCGAACATGGGCGGCAAAAGCACCTTCATGCGTCAGGTGGCGCTGGTGTGCCTGCTGGCGGCCATGGGTTCCTACGTGCCGGCCAGCGAATGCCGGCTGGGGCCGCTGGACGCCATCCACACCCGCATCGGCGCGGCCGACGACCTGGCCAATGCGCAAAGTACCTTCATGGTCGAGATGACCGAGGCCAGCGCCATCCTGCACGCGGCCACCGAACACAGCCTGGTGCTGATGGACGAGATCGGCCGCGGCACCAGCACCTTCGACGGCCTGGCCCTGGCCGGCGCCATCGCCAGCCACCTGCACGAACGCAACAAGGCCTTCACCCTGTTCGCCACCCACTATTTCGAGCTGACCGAGTTCCCGCGCAAGCACGCCCGCGCGCTGAACATGCATGTCAGCGCCACCGAAGCGGGCGACGACATCGTCTTCCTGCATGAAATCCAGGCCGGCCCGGCCAGCCGCAGCTATGGCGTGCAGGTGGCGCGCCTGGCCGGCATGCCGGGGTCCATCGTGCGCCAGGCCCAGGCCACGCTCACGGCCCTGGAAGCGCAGCAGCACAGCGCCGATGCGCAGGTGGACCTGTTCGCTGCGCCGCCACCCGCCGCTGCGCCCACCGAACCCAGCGCGGTGGAAGCCGCGCTGGCCCAGATCGACCCCGACACCCTCACGCCGCGCGACGCCCTGGACGCGCTGTACCGATTGAAATCCCTGAACCCAACGACCACGTCATGA